The nucleotide window TTCAGCATCCCCCAGGCGTTCGGCCGCACCCTCGATGTCGCGGGGGTGAGCTTCACGACGATGGGCGTCGAGGAGTGGTGCTGCGGCTACCCGCTGTTCACGGTCGGGCTGGAGAACGAGGCCGGGGAGCTGATCGAGCACAACCTCGCGCGGGTCAAGGCCCTCGGGGCGACGCAGCTGGTCATGACCTGTCCCTCCTGCTACTACACCTGGACGAAGCTCTACCCCCGGTTCGCGAGCATCCCGTCGAACCTGACGATCATGCACTCCACGCAGTTCCTCGCCGAGCTGCTCGAGGCCGGGAGGATCCAGCCGGGGGTGCTGCCGCGCGTGGTCACCTACCACGACCCCTGCGATCTGGGGCGCAAGAGCGGCGAGGTGGAAGCGCCGCGCCGGGTCCTCGCCGCGCTGCCGGGCGTGGAGCTGCGCGAGATGGCGAACATGCGCGAGAACACCCTCTGCTGCGGCGGGGGCGGGGACGTCAAGATCTTCAGCCACGACGCCGAGATGGACACGGCGCGGCGGCGGCTGCGCCAGGCGCTGGACATCAAGGCCGAGACGATCGTCTCGGCATGCCAGCAGTGCAAGCGCGCCTTGATCGGCGCCGCGCAGCTGGCGCGCCAGCCGATGAAGGTCCTCGACCTGACGGAGATCGTCTGGGAGACCCTCCACGGGAAGGTGTCCTGGTGACGGGAGGGAGCGCGACGGTGAGCGGCGAGGAGCGGATCGGCGTCTTCCTCTGCCACTGCGGCACGAACATCTCGGACACGGTCGACCTGGCGGCGGTGGCCGATTCCGTGCGGCGCCTCGAGGGCGTCGCGACGGTCTGCGAATCGCGCTTCCTCTGCGCCGACTCGGGCCGGCGGCTCATCCGGGAGCAGGTCCGCTCCGGGAACCTGACGCGGGTGGTGATCGGCGCCTGCTCGCCGCTGCTGCACGAGGCGACGTTCCGCGGCGCCGTGCAGGCCGCCGGGCTCAACCCCTTCGCCCTCCAGATCGCGAACATCCGCGAGCAGGTCGCCTGGGTGACGCCCGACCGCCGGCAGGCGACCGAGAAGGGCGCCGCGGTCGTGTGCGCGGCCG belongs to bacterium and includes:
- a CDS encoding (Fe-S)-binding protein, with translation MAHALYCTDEHLDRSFAEMITADVDSLFSCVQCGSCTASCPTASRMSLSPQRISRLIRLGLREEVLASRDFWLCTSCNACTAHCPRGISMLEAMTGLKAYAIRHGCEVPEDLQTLRRTIRTLRNISGDPMEERLLWSRNLPQSLASVAPRRGADVLYFAGCVASFYPRAFSIPQAFGRTLDVAGVSFTTMGVEEWCCGYPLFTVGLENEAGELIEHNLARVKALGATQLVMTCPSCYYTWTKLYPRFASIPSNLTIMHSTQFLAELLEAGRIQPGVLPRVVTYHDPCDLGRKSGEVEAPRRVLAALPGVELREMANMRENTLCCGGGGDVKIFSHDAEMDTARRRLRQALDIKAETIVSACQQCKRALIGAAQLARQPMKVLDLTEIVWETLHGKVSW